A single window of Chloracidobacterium thermophilum B DNA harbors:
- the lysS gene encoding lysine--tRNA ligase yields the protein MEDNEYTRQRRQHLADIAALGFATHPAGYSRTHSVSEIVATYGTYPAEALEQEAIAVRVPGRIQAINLMGKAAFIRFTDGAATLQAYLRRNELPENEWLLFKRLDLGDFIGVAGKLFRTKTGELSVHTEQLTFLTKALLPPPDKHYGLHDIELRYRRRYADLMANRDVRAVFVKRARIIQSIRRFFDARGYLEVETPMLQPIASGATARPFITHHNALDMPLYARIAPELYLKRLIVGGFEKVYEINRNFRNEGLSTRHNPEFTMLEFYEAYATYEDLMTLTEELITEVVAQTCGTETITYNDATISFARPWRRLTMQEAIIAYWPTPDRPQLADLADLDGVTRAMERLHLPVAPTAGYGKRLGELFEHVAEPHLIQPTFITRFPTELSPLARHADDDPNFVDRFELFIGGMECANAFTELNDPDEQRRRFEQQLAARATGDDEAMPLDEDFIRALAYGMPPTAGEGIGIDRLVMLLTNQRSIRDVILFPHLRPESPPAASPPAAAPPPPAP from the coding sequence ATGGAAGACAACGAATACACCCGACAACGCCGCCAACATCTGGCCGACATTGCCGCGCTGGGTTTTGCCACCCATCCGGCAGGTTACTCCCGGACGCACAGCGTCAGTGAGATTGTTGCCACCTACGGAACCTACCCGGCTGAAGCCTTGGAGCAGGAAGCGATTGCCGTCCGGGTTCCGGGCCGGATTCAGGCCATCAACCTTATGGGCAAGGCGGCGTTCATCCGCTTTACCGACGGCGCGGCCACGCTCCAAGCCTACCTGCGCCGGAACGAACTCCCGGAAAACGAATGGCTGCTCTTCAAACGGCTTGACCTCGGCGACTTCATCGGCGTTGCCGGCAAACTGTTTCGGACGAAAACCGGCGAGTTGTCCGTTCATACCGAACAGCTTACCTTTCTTACCAAGGCGCTGCTCCCGCCACCGGACAAGCACTACGGATTGCACGACATCGAGCTGCGCTACCGGCGGCGCTACGCCGATCTGATGGCCAACCGGGACGTGCGGGCGGTGTTTGTCAAGCGCGCCCGGATTATTCAATCCATCCGGCGCTTTTTTGATGCCCGTGGGTATCTCGAAGTGGAAACGCCCATGCTCCAGCCCATCGCTTCCGGGGCGACGGCGCGGCCCTTTATCACCCACCACAACGCGCTGGACATGCCGCTCTATGCGCGCATTGCACCGGAACTGTATCTAAAGCGGCTCATCGTCGGCGGCTTTGAAAAGGTCTATGAAATCAACCGCAACTTCCGCAATGAAGGGCTTTCGACGCGGCATAACCCGGAGTTCACCATGTTGGAGTTCTACGAAGCCTATGCCACGTACGAAGACCTCATGACGCTGACGGAAGAACTCATCACCGAAGTCGTCGCCCAGACCTGCGGGACAGAGACCATCACCTACAACGACGCTACGATCTCCTTTGCCCGTCCCTGGCGTCGCCTGACGATGCAGGAAGCCATCATCGCCTACTGGCCAACGCCTGACCGGCCGCAACTGGCCGACTTAGCCGACCTTGATGGCGTAACGCGCGCCATGGAACGTCTCCATCTGCCCGTGGCCCCGACGGCTGGCTATGGCAAACGGTTGGGCGAACTCTTTGAACACGTCGCCGAGCCGCACCTTATCCAGCCGACCTTCATCACGCGCTTTCCGACCGAGTTGAGTCCCCTGGCCCGCCACGCTGACGACGACCCGAACTTTGTGGATCGCTTCGAGCTGTTCATCGGCGGCATGGAATGCGCCAATGCCTTTACCGAACTCAACGATCCCGACGAACAACGGCGGCGCTTTGAGCAGCAACTGGCCGCGCGCGCCACGGGAGATGACGAAGCCATGCCGCTCGATGAAGATTTTATTCGGGCGCTGGCCTACGGCATGCCGCCCACGGCCGGCGAAGGCATCGGCATTGACCGGCTGGTTATGCTGCTGACGAATCAGCGTTCGATTCGGGATGTGATTCTGTTTCCCCACCTGCGCCCGGAGTCCCCGCCAGCCGCGTCTCCACCGGCCGCGGCGCCGCCACCGCCAGCCCCCTGA
- a CDS encoding RNA polymerase sigma factor translates to MSSPETTHPALPSGPAADASDDVNDLPAEQREALEALEAVLPAPAQAARNRAADVELAARCRAGEPAAWEYLVRQYSRRVYQLAYKFVGRHEQAEDLTQEVFLKIYRSLDQYNPEVGDFPNWLLRLARNLIIDDYRRRQRQPVEGGEDLEAHVHRLQSRTDHPQQRIERQEQSLQIMQAIEKLSPDLRQCVIMRDIEEMTYQEIVEKLQIPEGTVKSRINRGRIELARILRRMKVIGT, encoded by the coding sequence ATGTCCTCGCCAGAGACGACCCATCCGGCCCTGCCGTCTGGCCCGGCCGCAGATGCTTCCGATGACGTGAATGATCTTCCGGCGGAGCAGCGTGAGGCGCTGGAAGCACTGGAAGCGGTACTGCCAGCACCGGCTCAGGCGGCCCGCAACCGGGCGGCGGACGTTGAGCTGGCCGCACGCTGCCGCGCTGGCGAACCCGCCGCGTGGGAGTATCTTGTCCGCCAGTACTCCCGGCGGGTCTATCAACTGGCCTACAAGTTCGTCGGACGCCACGAGCAGGCGGAAGACCTGACTCAGGAAGTGTTTCTGAAGATTTACCGCTCGCTCGATCAGTACAACCCGGAGGTCGGCGATTTCCCAAACTGGCTGTTACGCCTGGCGCGCAATCTCATTATTGACGACTACCGCCGCCGGCAGCGGCAACCTGTCGAAGGCGGCGAGGACCTGGAAGCCCATGTTCACCGCCTGCAAAGCCGGACGGATCATCCCCAGCAGCGCATCGAGCGCCAGGAACAGTCGCTTCAGATTATGCAGGCCATTGAAAAGCTCTCCCCCGACCTGCGGCAGTGCGTCATCATGCGCGACATTGAAGAAATGACCTACCAGGAAATCGTCGAAAAGCTCCAAATCCCGGAAGGCACGGTCAAATCCCGCATCAACCGGGGGCGCATCGAGCTGGCCCGTATCCTGCGGCGGATGAAAGTGATTGGCACTTAG
- a CDS encoding TonB-dependent receptor has translation MSQQPHYADAWMQRVALLCAFLVWSLVPALAQSGTTGISGTVRDEQGRVIAGATVTLTDADRGTSRTQSTDNNGSYSFSNLVTGRYNLTIEASGFKKKIVENIQGLVDKTTDVSVALEVGGADEVVTVSASSLDAVINSQNASLGNNFVEQQIKQLPLEGRNVAALLSLQPGVTADGYVAGGRSDQANITLDGVDVNDQVNGFAFTPVLRATPDSVSEFRVTTVNADANQGRSSGAQISLVTKSGTNEFHGTLFHFHRNTVTTANDFFNNLAGTPRPQLIRNQFGGAIGGPVVKDRFFFFFTYEGLREAKGTPVTRLVPRPTMGQGILRFINPSGGITTLTRPQLEAIFPAVGLNPITLQLMAQAAQRYPVNNDQVGDGLNTGGFTFNAPQPVRQNTSIARLDWNVDRQNKHVVSVRLNYQYDNSARATQQFPDTPTPTAWQHPTGLAASHTWTISGNKINVFRFGITRNSFTLGGDSNQNLLNLRDVFQPFAFLRSLSRVSPVYNLVNDFTLIKGSHSFQFGGNVRIIRNKVNNATRSFDSIIANFSFYQQSGAVLSNPIIAAGFPISTGFRSPVQVAMSALIGRASQYSANFNFTRDGSLLNSGVPVRRDIATEEYEGYLQDTWRVRPNLTFTYGIRYSVSRPVYEQNGLQARTTVPLGDYFRGRLQGMQTGVPFNERIVVDLAGPANGKPGNYDTDWNNWQPRFAVAWSPRAEGGFWKRLLGNEGDTILRGGYGLVNDYYGTQIAFQFDSNNTLGFASQSLTPANSFNVTTRPGPLITGIGQQVRGLPLITIPGQLTFPRQQPSTFGRLQAIEQSLDATVRAPYNHVFNATIGRKLPAGLYVEASYIGRIGRNLLATRDIAALNNLRDPQSGQDWYTVAGILADLRDRNAPLSAVPNLPYFTNLFRGVDLIGALGDFFVGDEDAFRGLTPTQAVYASIARIPIPGIGVIDGIAGSDWTTLQLAFDYANFFFRTDGRPASPIFFQPQYGTLSAWSSVATSDYHGFTVSVRQRYKDQLTWDFNYTLSKSLDTASGLQRFGQFGSAFILNPIRPRDNRSFSDFDTRHIINFNSIWDIPVGRGRAFASDIPRWADAFIGGWQLTTIFRWNSGLPVDAPFDGRRWATNWNVQSNGVPIRPISSSPTRNGVGGRPNLFRDPVAASQSFRNPRAGETGGRNILRDPGFVSLDFGLGKYFRMPWSEKQTLLFRWEVFNATNTASLTGAQTVNYQIPQDSTTSAPGPGFGRFTRTQGPPRIMQFALRYTF, from the coding sequence ATGTCACAACAACCTCACTACGCCGATGCCTGGATGCAACGAGTGGCTTTGCTCTGCGCGTTTTTGGTATGGAGCCTGGTTCCGGCTTTGGCGCAATCCGGCACCACGGGCATTTCCGGCACCGTCCGGGATGAACAGGGGCGCGTCATTGCCGGCGCAACGGTCACACTGACTGACGCTGACCGTGGAACGTCCCGCACCCAATCCACCGACAACAACGGCTCGTACAGCTTCAGCAACCTTGTTACCGGGCGCTACAACCTGACCATCGAAGCCAGTGGCTTCAAAAAGAAAATCGTCGAGAACATCCAGGGCCTCGTGGACAAGACCACGGATGTCTCCGTTGCCCTTGAAGTTGGCGGAGCGGATGAAGTCGTCACAGTTTCCGCCAGTTCACTGGATGCTGTCATCAACAGCCAGAATGCCAGCCTGGGCAATAACTTCGTCGAACAGCAGATCAAACAACTCCCCCTGGAGGGGCGGAACGTGGCCGCGCTCCTGAGTTTGCAGCCAGGGGTCACGGCTGATGGCTATGTGGCTGGCGGACGCAGCGATCAGGCCAACATCACGCTCGATGGCGTGGATGTCAACGATCAGGTCAACGGCTTTGCCTTTACCCCGGTGCTGCGCGCCACACCCGATTCAGTCAGCGAGTTCCGGGTCACGACGGTCAATGCCGATGCCAACCAGGGGCGCTCCTCCGGCGCCCAAATCTCCCTGGTGACAAAAAGCGGAACCAACGAGTTCCACGGCACGCTCTTTCATTTCCATCGCAACACGGTCACAACTGCCAACGACTTCTTCAACAACCTGGCTGGAACGCCCCGTCCGCAGCTCATTCGGAACCAGTTTGGCGGCGCCATTGGCGGCCCGGTCGTCAAGGATCGCTTCTTTTTCTTCTTCACCTACGAGGGACTGCGCGAAGCCAAAGGGACGCCTGTGACCCGGCTGGTGCCCCGGCCCACGATGGGACAGGGCATCCTGCGCTTCATCAATCCCAGCGGTGGGATCACCACCCTGACCCGCCCGCAGTTGGAAGCCATCTTCCCGGCGGTCGGACTCAACCCAATCACACTCCAGTTGATGGCACAGGCAGCGCAGCGTTATCCGGTCAACAATGATCAGGTCGGCGATGGTCTCAACACGGGCGGGTTTACCTTCAACGCCCCACAGCCGGTCCGGCAAAACACAAGCATTGCGCGGCTCGACTGGAACGTTGACCGGCAGAACAAACACGTGGTGTCGGTGCGCCTCAACTACCAGTACGACAACAGCGCCCGTGCCACGCAGCAGTTCCCCGACACGCCAACGCCAACCGCGTGGCAACACCCCACCGGACTCGCCGCCAGCCATACCTGGACGATTTCCGGCAACAAAATCAATGTGTTCCGCTTTGGTATCACGCGCAACTCGTTTACCTTGGGCGGCGACTCAAACCAGAACCTGCTCAACCTGCGCGATGTGTTCCAGCCATTCGCCTTCCTGCGGTCACTTTCACGGGTGTCGCCGGTGTACAACCTGGTCAACGACTTCACCCTGATCAAGGGCAGCCACTCGTTCCAGTTTGGCGGCAACGTCCGCATCATTCGGAACAAAGTCAACAACGCGACCCGCTCGTTTGATTCGATCATTGCGAACTTCTCGTTCTATCAACAGAGCGGCGCAGTTCTGTCGAACCCCATCATTGCGGCCGGCTTTCCCATCAGCACAGGCTTCCGCAGCCCGGTACAGGTGGCGATGTCGGCGCTCATCGGACGGGCCTCGCAGTACTCGGCCAACTTCAACTTCACACGCGACGGCTCACTTCTCAACAGTGGCGTCCCGGTTCGACGCGACATTGCGACTGAAGAATACGAAGGCTACCTGCAGGATACCTGGCGAGTCCGCCCCAACCTGACCTTCACGTACGGTATCCGCTACAGCGTCAGCCGTCCGGTCTATGAACAGAACGGCCTCCAGGCCCGCACCACCGTTCCGCTGGGGGATTACTTCCGCGGGCGGTTGCAGGGGATGCAAACCGGCGTGCCCTTCAACGAACGGATCGTGGTGGATTTGGCCGGGCCGGCCAACGGCAAGCCGGGCAACTACGACACGGACTGGAACAACTGGCAACCCCGTTTCGCCGTTGCCTGGTCGCCACGCGCCGAAGGCGGCTTCTGGAAGCGCCTGCTGGGCAATGAAGGCGATACCATCCTGCGGGGTGGCTACGGACTGGTCAACGACTACTACGGAACGCAGATTGCCTTCCAGTTTGACAGCAACAATACCTTGGGTTTTGCCTCACAATCGCTGACTCCGGCCAACTCGTTCAACGTCACCACGCGCCCCGGACCGCTCATTACCGGCATCGGTCAGCAGGTACGCGGGCTGCCACTCATCACGATTCCGGGCCAGCTCACCTTCCCGCGCCAGCAGCCCTCCACGTTCGGTCGCCTTCAGGCTATCGAGCAATCCCTGGATGCCACAGTGCGTGCCCCTTACAACCACGTTTTCAACGCGACCATCGGGCGCAAGCTGCCGGCCGGGCTGTATGTTGAAGCCTCCTACATCGGGCGCATTGGCCGCAACCTTCTGGCGACACGGGATATTGCGGCGCTCAACAACCTGCGCGACCCACAATCCGGGCAGGACTGGTACACCGTGGCCGGCATCCTGGCCGATCTGCGTGACCGCAACGCACCACTGTCGGCCGTCCCCAACCTGCCTTACTTCACCAATCTGTTCCGGGGGGTGGACCTCATCGGTGCGCTGGGCGATTTCTTCGTCGGCGATGAAGATGCGTTTCGGGGCTTGACGCCAACCCAGGCCGTTTATGCCTCGATTGCGCGCATTCCCATCCCCGGCATTGGCGTCATTGACGGAATCGCCGGAAGTGACTGGACAACACTCCAGTTGGCCTTTGACTATGCCAACTTCTTCTTCCGCACCGACGGCCGCCCGGCCTCGCCCATCTTCTTCCAGCCCCAGTATGGGACGCTTTCCGCCTGGAGCAGTGTCGCCACTTCGGATTACCACGGCTTCACGGTTTCCGTCCGCCAGCGGTACAAGGACCAGCTTACCTGGGACTTCAACTACACGCTGTCCAAATCACTCGATACGGCCTCCGGTCTCCAGCGTTTTGGGCAGTTTGGCAGCGCCTTCATCCTCAACCCGATTCGGCCCCGCGACAACCGGTCGTTTTCGGACTTCGATACCCGCCACATCATCAACTTCAACTCCATCTGGGACATCCCCGTGGGACGCGGCCGCGCCTTCGCTTCTGACATTCCCCGGTGGGCCGATGCCTTCATCGGCGGCTGGCAGTTGACGACAATTTTCCGGTGGAACTCCGGGCTGCCCGTGGATGCTCCCTTTGACGGGCGCCGGTGGGCGACCAACTGGAACGTCCAGAGCAACGGTGTGCCAATCCGTCCCATTTCCTCCTCCCCAACCCGCAACGGGGTCGGTGGGCGCCCCAATCTGTTCCGCGATCCGGTAGCAGCATCGCAGTCCTTCCGCAACCCGCGCGCCGGCGAAACGGGTGGACGCAACATCCTGCGCGATCCCGGCTTTGTGTCGCTTGACTTCGGGCTGGGCAAGTACTTCCGCATGCCGTGGAGCGAGAAACAGACGCTGCTGTTCCGGTGGGAAGTCTTCAACGCGACGAATACGGCGTCGCTGACCGGAGCGCAGACGGTCAACTATCAGATTCCACAGGATTCGACGACCAGCGCGCCAGGTCCGGGCTTCGGGCGTTTCACCCGGACTCAAGGCCCACCACGCATCATGCAGTTTGCCCTGCGCTATACCTTCTGA
- a CDS encoding beta-1,6-N-acetylglucosaminyltransferase yields MSFGFVILSHRAEDWDLLARLLPRLRELGDVEIVLHHDTYQSPADLSLVKRYGVRLLPPVRQTRWSHISKVFAIIRGLECLFRLPKPPRWYATLSPTCYPIKPASVIANRLNQLTADFYVDMRRVDFQSSGIELDKHVEDAVARRTIGVIPFISRRGQFYWRPLRVRRPRAVIPFGENFRLYHGSDWFVLGQRAVAYLLNLNVWEHPVVQFYLTAYPQNRSQAPSPVETVIQSLLGNASQLRGQYRNWHYIDWRGTTDWHPRLLTEQHWPELLESDALWARKLDVERSARLRQLLDTHILGKE; encoded by the coding sequence ATGAGTTTTGGGTTCGTCATTCTTTCCCATCGGGCGGAGGACTGGGACTTACTGGCACGGCTGTTGCCGCGCCTGCGGGAACTTGGCGATGTGGAGATTGTCCTCCACCACGATACCTATCAGTCTCCGGCCGACCTGTCGCTGGTGAAACGGTATGGGGTCCGGCTTCTGCCGCCCGTCCGGCAAACCCGCTGGTCACACATCAGCAAGGTCTTTGCCATCATCCGCGGTCTGGAGTGTTTGTTTCGTTTGCCGAAACCGCCCCGGTGGTATGCCACGCTGTCCCCCACCTGCTATCCCATCAAACCGGCGTCAGTGATCGCCAACCGGCTCAATCAGCTCACCGCCGATTTCTACGTGGATATGCGCCGGGTGGATTTTCAGTCCAGTGGTATCGAGCTTGACAAACATGTTGAGGATGCCGTGGCCCGGCGCACCATTGGCGTAATACCCTTCATCTCCCGGCGCGGGCAGTTCTACTGGCGTCCGCTCCGGGTTCGTCGCCCGCGTGCGGTCATTCCCTTTGGGGAGAATTTCCGGCTTTATCACGGTTCAGACTGGTTTGTGCTGGGGCAGCGGGCCGTTGCCTATCTGCTCAACCTGAATGTCTGGGAACACCCGGTCGTGCAGTTTTACCTGACGGCCTACCCACAAAACCGCTCCCAAGCCCCTTCACCCGTGGAAACCGTCATCCAGAGCCTTCTGGGAAATGCCAGCCAGCTTCGTGGTCAGTACCGTAACTGGCACTACATTGACTGGCGGGGAACGACCGATTGGCATCCCCGGCTTCTGACCGAGCAGCACTGGCCTGAACTTCTGGAATCAGACGCGCTTTGGGCGCGGAAGCTGGACGTTGAACGCAGTGCCAGGCTGCGGCAGCTTTTGGATACCCACATTCTCGGCAAGGAATGA
- a CDS encoding serine/threonine protein kinase, with translation MLQLENVVLAGRYRIRSRLVTGSRSGIFLALDDVSQQLVVIKAFPTPCSAPGLPAPTADGPDWRQTRFRLEGVWLDRVSHPYIVLRLDSGSAHDPAGCPFDYHVLEYLAGGTLAALSHAWQGLSLLKTVNLLRQAAAALTHCHALGVIHGDVVPENLLLTGDHRTLKLADFGSATGDDELVAMNEGKFTGWLSRYAPPEARLGAGLPLSAAADVYALARTFHATLTGDPFLESRTPIQTLPPKLATQPGAEALLQVLQRATATNVTDRYPTVAAFWAEVEHAVAAMPTTEIPLTTSTAAVASVQAVPDNPLAAADETDDASIATGAAGETLCDVASPVELPSPLTTRLIGVGVVVAVVVLFISGLVALYRLARASARAHWYGQSPPAASARPLFQVKVLRPTKAYATPTENPTPRDWLGELPAGVEADVLEISGRFYRVRPQRWGRRKSPAVNEGWVLREYVDGGL, from the coding sequence GTGCTCCAACTTGAAAATGTGGTTCTGGCCGGGCGATACCGCATCCGCTCGCGCCTGGTGACAGGGAGCCGCTCCGGGATTTTCCTGGCGCTCGATGACGTCAGCCAGCAGTTGGTCGTGATCAAGGCTTTTCCAACTCCATGTTCTGCGCCAGGTCTTCCGGCGCCCACGGCCGATGGGCCGGATTGGCGACAGACGCGGTTTCGGCTGGAAGGTGTCTGGCTTGATCGCGTCAGTCACCCGTACATCGTGCTGCGGCTGGACAGCGGGAGTGCCCACGACCCGGCGGGCTGCCCCTTTGATTACCACGTCCTTGAGTACCTTGCAGGCGGCACGCTGGCTGCGCTGAGCCACGCCTGGCAGGGGCTATCGTTGCTCAAGACCGTGAACCTGCTGCGGCAGGCTGCGGCCGCCCTGACCCACTGCCATGCCTTGGGCGTCATCCACGGCGATGTCGTGCCGGAAAATCTGCTGCTGACCGGTGATCACCGGACGCTGAAACTCGCCGACTTCGGTTCCGCCACTGGCGATGATGAGTTGGTGGCCATGAACGAAGGGAAGTTCACCGGGTGGCTGTCCCGCTATGCGCCACCGGAAGCCCGGCTGGGGGCTGGCCTCCCGCTTTCGGCTGCCGCCGATGTGTATGCGCTGGCCAGAACCTTCCATGCCACGCTGACAGGCGATCCTTTCCTCGAAAGCCGGACGCCAATCCAAACACTGCCTCCCAAGCTGGCGACGCAACCCGGCGCTGAGGCGCTGTTGCAGGTTCTTCAGCGGGCCACGGCGACGAACGTCACGGATCGCTACCCCACGGTGGCGGCATTCTGGGCGGAAGTGGAGCACGCCGTAGCCGCAATGCCAACGACCGAGATTCCGCTGACCACATCCACTGCGGCGGTGGCTTCCGTTCAGGCGGTTCCTGACAATCCGCTGGCTGCTGCTGACGAGACGGACGATGCCTCCATCGCGACCGGTGCTGCCGGGGAAACGTTATGTGATGTCGCCTCTCCGGTGGAGCTACCGTCGCCGCTGACGACCCGCCTGATTGGCGTCGGGGTTGTCGTAGCCGTTGTGGTCTTGTTCATCAGCGGTCTGGTGGCACTGTACCGGCTGGCGCGTGCTTCCGCCCGCGCGCACTGGTATGGACAGTCTCCGCCAGCCGCTTCTGCGCGCCCGCTGTTTCAGGTCAAGGTGTTGCGGCCGACCAAGGCCTACGCGACGCCCACCGAAAACCCAACCCCGCGTGACTGGCTGGGCGAACTGCCAGCCGGGGTCGAAGCCGATGTTCTGGAAATCAGCGGCCGGTTTTACCGGGTGCGTCCGCAGCGGTGGGGACGACGCAAGTCCCCGGCGGTGAACGAAGGCTGGGTGTTGCGGGAGTACGTAGATGGTGGACTGTGA
- a CDS encoding Crp/Fnr family transcriptional regulator gives MSTIDPIAEFIQGQLNEIRVVSGEREYHRNETIYHLDDPADHIFYILSGSVKITRVSDDGKEKIISIHRAGEIFGELCFCEVDDRRSDQAVAMEPTRVLAIRVHDFLAMLRENPKALLDMLSLFCKRLSEAQQQIETLAFDNTTRRLARVLLKSSSDSGLERLRLTHEELAQMVGTSREIITTIMNQFREEGLIDYRRSEVSPHVEKLRQFLVTS, from the coding sequence ATGAGCACGATTGACCCGATTGCGGAGTTTATTCAGGGCCAGCTCAACGAAATCCGCGTCGTTAGCGGCGAGCGGGAATATCACCGGAATGAAACGATTTATCACCTTGACGATCCAGCCGACCACATCTTCTACATCCTCTCAGGCAGCGTGAAGATCACGCGCGTCTCGGATGACGGCAAGGAAAAGATCATCAGCATTCACCGCGCCGGTGAGATTTTTGGCGAGTTGTGTTTCTGTGAGGTGGATGACCGCCGCAGCGATCAGGCTGTAGCCATGGAACCAACGCGCGTGCTGGCCATTCGGGTCCACGACTTCCTGGCCATGCTGCGTGAAAATCCAAAAGCGCTGCTGGATATGCTGTCCCTGTTCTGCAAACGGCTGTCAGAAGCCCAGCAGCAGATCGAAACGCTGGCCTTTGACAACACGACGCGCCGCCTGGCGCGGGTGCTGCTCAAATCGAGCAGCGATTCCGGTCTGGAGCGGCTTCGCCTCACCCACGAAGAACTGGCACAGATGGTTGGGACCTCCCGTGAAATCATCACCACTATCATGAACCAGTTTCGTGAGGAGGGGCTGATTGACTACCGGCGAAGTGAAGTCAGTCCGCACGTCGAAAAACTGCGCCAGTTCCTCGTCACAAGCTGA
- a CDS encoding twin-arginine translocase TatA/TatE family subunit, with amino-acid sequence MNLGTSEILLICLVVVLLFGTRKIPELFSGLGTGIRNFKKALNEDPDEAKRKELAALPPKEKESL; translated from the coding sequence ATGAATCTTGGTACGTCCGAAATCCTCCTGATTTGCCTGGTTGTGGTGCTGCTGTTCGGGACGAGGAAGATTCCTGAACTCTTCAGCGGGCTGGGCACAGGCATCCGCAACTTCAAGAAAGCTCTCAACGAGGACCCGGACGAAGCCAAGCGTAAGGAGCTTGCCGCTCTGCCCCCCAAGGAAAAAGAGTCGCTGTGA
- the galU gene encoding UTP--glucose-1-phosphate uridylyltransferase GalU has product MRKIRKAIFPAAGLGTRFLPATKAQPKEMLPLVDKPLIQYGIEEAILSGIEQVIIVTGRGKNAIEDHFDISFELEHLLREKGKLDLLEQVQEISKINVSYVRQKQALGLGHAVLVARELVGDEPFAVILGDDIVDSKVPCLRQMIEVYERYGRSVIGTARVEGEAISRFGVLAVDPIEDRVYKIRDMVEKPPFAEAPSNLAIIGRYILMPEIFDVLEKTPKGAGGEIQLTDAMRLLLKEQAMYAHEFHGVRHDAGDKLGFLIATVEFALQRPDLGPEFRAYLKSLTL; this is encoded by the coding sequence ATGAGGAAAATCCGTAAAGCCATCTTTCCTGCCGCCGGGTTGGGGACCCGTTTTTTGCCGGCGACGAAAGCCCAACCCAAGGAAATGCTGCCGCTCGTGGACAAACCGCTCATCCAGTACGGCATCGAGGAAGCCATTCTGAGCGGCATCGAGCAGGTCATCATCGTCACCGGGCGCGGGAAGAACGCCATTGAGGACCACTTTGACATTTCCTTCGAGCTGGAACATCTGCTGCGCGAGAAAGGCAAACTCGATCTGCTCGAACAGGTTCAGGAAATTTCCAAGATCAACGTCTCGTACGTGCGGCAAAAACAGGCCCTGGGATTGGGCCACGCCGTGCTCGTCGCCCGCGAACTGGTGGGCGACGAACCCTTCGCCGTGATTCTTGGGGACGACATCGTGGACTCCAAAGTGCCCTGCCTGCGCCAGATGATCGAGGTGTATGAACGTTACGGGCGCTCCGTCATCGGAACCGCCCGCGTGGAAGGCGAGGCCATTTCCCGCTTCGGCGTGCTGGCCGTGGACCCTATCGAAGACCGGGTCTATAAAATCCGCGACATGGTTGAAAAGCCACCCTTTGCCGAAGCGCCATCCAACCTGGCCATCATCGGTCGTTACATTCTCATGCCGGAAATCTTCGACGTGCTGGAAAAGACACCCAAAGGTGCCGGCGGAGAGATTCAGCTCACCGACGCCATGCGCCTGTTGCTCAAAGAGCAGGCCATGTATGCGCACGAGTTCCACGGCGTCCGCCACGATGCCGGCGACAAGCTCGGTTTTCTCATCGCCACGGTCGAGTTTGCGCTTCAGCGTCCAGACCTCGGCCCGGAGTTCCGCGCCTATCTCAAGTCACTCACCCTGTAA